The DNA sequence CTTATGAGCGAGGAGGAGGCCGAAAAAATTGCAAACCTCACTCCCGAGCAAGTTCCCGCTCACGATCCCCGCAAGCGGAAATAACGTTCCAGTTGTCCGGTCTCCCAGCGTAAGATCTTTCTTCCCGCGCCGATTTGATCTGCCCCAAGGAGGGGTGGGGGAAGCTGGCCACGGCGGCGCATTCGGTCCACCGTTGAAGATGAAACCCCTAGCATCTGTGCTAGATCATCTTTAGTGAGGAGTTCCATTGCGGATGCGTTCAATTCTTTCCAGTTCTTGTTCGTACGCTGCCTTCTTGGCTATTGTTAGCTGCTTTTCTTTTTTGATATACTTCAAAAAGCTGTTGTAAATTGTTGAATAAAAATATGATACGGGGTTTTTCCTTGTGTTTATATCAAACTTTTTCGTAGCTACTGCATTGATACAACGCTCCAGCGCGTATCCCTTCATTTCGTCTAAATACGAATAATCTTTGAAATTCTTCCGGCTCCCAGTCTTTCCAATCAAATCGGTAATGATGACTCCAAGGCAGGGGGAGAATACGTCATTCTCATAATATCGGCGAAGTTCGCCCAAAAATTCACGGTTTGAGATCCTCATGAGACTTTTAGTTGGGGTTCAATACCCGTTGTTTCGAAGCACTCGTTCCAAAGGTATTGAGTGGTTAGGCCGATAGACGAAGATCCAACTCGAATGGAATCATGGATCGTCAGGCAGGGGATGTTGAGTTGGCGCAATTTCTCGACCACCGAAAAGATTATCTGGGACTCCTTTTTCTGAAGCAGACAGGCGAAATAGCTATTTCCCGTCTTTTCCTCGCCCTTCCCGTTGGGGTTAGCTTCTTTGAGGTCGAAAATAATTTGCCATAGTTCAGGGAGTTTTTCTTTCAGTTTTTTGCCATAGGAGCCGTTCATATATTTCGCTGCTCCAAACAGGATAGATCGGTAGGCTTTCTTTTTGACCTCATCCCGAGATTCGTCCTCGCCGAAAATATCAATGTAAAAATCTCCCTTTTGAATGAGGAGAATATATTTCTCCTTCTCCGTGGAATTCGCCGGATAAAGGGTGGCGAGCAAGTAGGGTTGACAGCAAGCTATGTCTACTTCTTGCGTCTTTTCGCCCCCGAGAAGGGCTTGTGAGCGGATCGAGGAGGGTTGGAGCGCAAAAGGGTAGTAAAGCCTTCCTGTGGGGCTCAGGGTGTGATCAAAACACTTAGCTAAGGTGTGGTAGTCCTCGCAGTTCAGTTCCAACACGTCCAATGAGCCTAGAACATGCTGGTATCGGGACCGGGTGTCTGGTCCTCGTTTGACCTTGCAAGAATAAGCCGCCTTCCGGGATAGGGTTGAAGCGCCCCGCAGTTTTTCGATCTTTTTTGAAATTTTCCCCCTAGGGTCTAGCTCGTGAGGAGCCATTTTTGCCGAAGCGTAGGGTTCGCACAGTTCATAATGATAGCATTTTTTTCCTTTTTTGTAGCTTCCATCGTTTTTTATTATCTTATTTTTCTTTAAATAGCTCATTGCTGGCCCGTATTGGCGGGTTCCAAGCATTTTAACTAGGGAGGAGCTAGGCAGGTAGACATACTCATTTTTATAAATTCGTTTAAAAAATAGAATTTGATGAACGACGTAGGCGCAATGGTCAATTAGGCCAGTCGGACAGCCTTCATAGGAAAGGTTTTTTGGTTTTAATAACTTCATACCCGGTATTACACTTTTTTAGTGCCTTCGTGACGCAAAATTTGAACTTTTTTCTTCATTTTTCTAATTATCAAGGCGAGGTCCGGATTTTTCATCGATTTTTTGAAGAAATTTCCATAAATTCTGCAAAGTGTTGATAATTAGCAAAATAAAGAACATTTATTTTTTGAGCGAAAAAGCCCTTATAATTTCGTAAATGCTTAAGCCCAAGGGCTTTATTCCCGAAGGGAATACAAAATGTCTATTATTATGTTATTGTTAAGTATATATATTTGTACTGTTATAGTATAAGTATTGTTATCATATTATTATATTATTAAGTATGTTAGTATTGTTGTTTTGTATTTTTTAAGTAGTAAAAAAGTAGCCGGATTTTCTTTGAGTTATTTAAATTTTACGGAAAAACTGGTCTTCGATAACAGAAACTCAATTATTTTTAATTATTTTCGGAAATCCCTTCACAAAATTTTTCGTAAGTGTAATAACTTATATGGCACTTCGAAAAATTAATTCAAATTACTCCGCCGATTACTGGCAAAAAACAAAAGCTTGGGCTGACCGTTTTACTCCCGCTGCGAAACGAATTTTGGGCGAATACCTTATTTCCGATTCCTCGTTCGACGACGACATGAAAAAAGGTTTCGACCTTGAGGTGAAGTCTGCGACATTCGCGCTCCGAGTGCGGAAGCATTCCTATTTTGCTAACCCCAGAACGCGAGGTGACATCACCATTCGAACCTCGTGCAACGCGACTGAAACTGAGATCGATAAGCTCAAGACGGGCCGATGCGCTGATTACTATTTTCTTGGCTATGCAGCTAAAGAAGGGGCGGATCTCGCAGAATGGGTGATTTTGGATACCCGAAAGCTCGCTGATTTTCTCGTGAAGCACGAGGCCGATTATCAGCCCATCCGTTCTTCTGCCAATGGAACCAGCTTCATCTGCATCAACGTTCGAGATCTGCCCGGAGAAGCCATTTTTGCCGCATCGGAGGGGTTGTCATGGAGCTGATTGTTGCTGGTTTTTTCCTGTCTTTGGGATTGGGCTTGGTTTTCGCGCTCGGACAAAGCCGAAAGGAGAAACGATTTTTGTTTCTTCTTCTACTATTGGGGATATGGGCAGGAGGTCTGATATGAGCGAGCTCTACGATCCAATTTTGCAGCTTTTCGAATGGATTGGGGAGAACGAGGGGAAAGAAGTTCCGCTGAGGTTTGAATGCGTGTGCCAGTTCCTTTTTCCCGCCTTGGCAACCTATGAGTTGGATTTGCCAGCGGAACTGACAGACAAATTCCAGAAAAAATTTAATCTGAAAAAACGGAAATCCAGGAACAGGACAAAGGAAGCGAGAATTATTCAACTGGTTGGCTTGCTGGATCGGGCTATCCAGAAAAATGAAGGGGAGGTGCCTGAGCCCGTGTTGACGACGCTAAAGCGATTGTCAGGAGGTAGGAGGCTGAGATGCAGCTATCCGGGTTCCTGCGAGGGGTAAATATTTCCAATGTATGGACATTGGGATATATCCGAAGTGGGGGAGTTTGATCCGGCCAATTTCTTTGGATTTGTCTACCAAATCAGTTTGTGGATCGGTGGGGAAACCTTCGTCTACATTGGACGTAAGGCTTTTTCCTCCTCTCCAAAGTGGCAAAACTACAAATCCTCCTCCTCCAGCGTCAAAAATCTGAGGAGGGAAGCTGAGAAAGTGGAATATACGATTCTTGAGCTTGCAAAGACCAAGCGGGAACTAACCTATCTGGAAGCCAAATATCTGTTTACGAATAACGTTTTGGAGAGTGACCGATTTTTGAATCGAAATATTCTCGGGCGGTTCTTTTCGCAAAAATAGTAAGGTAGATTTATTTCTTATATTTTGCTCGCTTGTTTATCTTTCTTGCAGCTTCTAGGTCAGTCACAAACGATCTTAATTCTTCTACGTTTGGAGGGGTGCTCATTCGCAGGAATGATTTTATGTTTTGATCGAAAAATATTTCGATTTCGTCATGTGCCGAAGTAAAGAACGATAGTAATTCATCTGTGTAATGGTCTTGTTTTTCGGAGATCAAAACAAATTCCGGGGAAGGGAGGAGATGGTGTACTAGCCAATTTCGCTTGGATGAAAGCTTGTTTAGAAGTTCGTTTCGGATTCCCTTCTTTTTGAGTTCTCGAAATTCTTCAATTAGCTCCCCCATTGATTTATTTCGGCATTTGGCAAGTTCGTCGGTGATTTTTTGGGAATTGTATTCTTTTGAGTATTTGTAGAAGCATACTGTTATTGCTAGTTTTAACTCAATTAATTGGCAAACAAATAAGCATCTACCTATGTTTTCAAAGAAACGACGGTTGTGTTCGTTGTCTTCGTTAGGTTTTTGGTTGGTCTCCATAAGGTTTTGTGGGTTTTAAATCTTTTCGGTGTATTCCTCTCCGATGATATTCTCGAATTTGCAGGTGAATAGAATTTTCTCTCCTTCTTTAATGTCGAAATGAGGGTAAATTTCTTCTCCCATGGGGTGCCAGCATGGTTCTTTATCAGGAAAGGATTCTCGTCTTCCCCATCTTTTATGCTTGTAGCCTTGGTTGTCGGATAATTTAAACAGATAGTCTGACTCTGATAACTTTACGACTGCGACGTATTCAGTATCTTTTTCGCCGAAAATGTTATCATAATCAGATTCAATTTGGATTTTTTTAAATCCATACTTTTTTTCTTCTTTTGATATTTCTGATGAGTAAATGGGATTCATGGAAGTTGATTGTTGGTGATTGGGTTTTGATTTATTCTGTCGAGGTTGTATTTATGGTTAGCGAGAATATATGTAAAAGAATTGTCTAAACAGAATTCTTTTTGTGTCGATAGATATTTGGATGCGGCTCCAATGTACTGTTTTCTTTTTTCTTCAAAATACTCTCCCATGGGATTGAGGTCTTTTGTGTCCTGCATTCTTGCGGTATGATATTTTCCGCTAGGGTAGATGTGGTAGATTAGATCTTTCTCCTTTTTCGCTATTTCTTTTAGTTCTTCTGTGTCGAATAGATTGGGTTTACTTTCTTCAATTCTGGGAATAAGGTTGTCTATTGGCCCTTCTATAAGGGTGGTGAAAGTGGAATTAGCTAGTTTCTTATCCGTTATGTCTTCGTTCTCGCATACTATCAATGTCGCGATACAAGATTTAATTGCTTGGAGGTTTATGAGTGAGCGACCAATAATTTGATCAATTTCGATTTTGTAGTTCATGGCGATTTCCTGTTGGAGTTGTTGGGGAGTCATGTTTAAGTATATGTATTGTTCTAGGAGATGAATATATGCAAATAAATAAATAATTCTCAATTTCTTGGATAGTGGAAAATATATGGGGAGGGGTCTAGTAGGCTTCTAATATACAGGAGGAGGAAGTAATATTTAACGGGTCCTTTCTGGGCGGAAATAGGTCCACAGGTGATTCGAGCAGGCCGTCGTTTTTGAAAATTTTTCGCTCAGGTAAATAGGTTTACATGAGTAAACCCCAGAAACTTTCGCAAAGCCAGATCGCAAGCGCCCTTGGAGTCAGTCGCCAGTATGTCAACAAATTGAAGAAGCAAGGCATGCCTGTTGACAGTGTTGACGCGGCGAAGGCATGGCGTGATGAAAACTCCCAAAGGGGAACGGGCTTTCGATCCGGGTCCAATACCGATGAAATTTCCATTCCTGAAGACGAATTGGATACTTCGCCTCAAGCCGCATTGAAACGCGCTGAGGTGGCAGAAGCAAAGATTGGTTGGATTCTGGATTCGGCCATCAAGAAGGGCGACACGGGAAAGATTCAATCCCTTCTGCGTCTTCACTCCCAAGCAACAGCTTCACTGACAGCGGCAAAAAAGCAATTTCTAGAAATCCAGGAACAGGAATCGCGTCTCATTGGGTTCGAGAAAGTAGCGATAATAGCGGAGCAAACCCTTTCAACCCTGATTGTTTTACTTGATGCATTGCCAGACGAATCAGCCGCGTTGATCGCTCCAGACGAACCGGAACCCGTTCGGAAGGTCATTGCCGATAAGGTCTCGAAGCTCAAAAAGACGATTCGCGCTCAACTGGAAGAAGTGGGGAAGGGGGAACCCGAAGATTAATCCAGCCGCTTCGATCTTTGCGCGATACTTTGAAGAACCAGAAATAATCCAACCTTCGGAATTCGCCGATAAGTATTTGTATCTTGCAGGACCGCAAGAACGCCAACAGGGGAAGCTCAGTTTAGATTTTTCTCCCTACTTGCGGGGAATGCTGGATCTAGCCGCTGATCCCCAATACCGCGAAACATGGGCTGTATGCGGTTCCCAGATTGGGAAGACCCTATTTTTGCGCGTTCTGATGGCTTATTATGCCTATTTCTACGGCGGGCCGCAACTAACTGTTTTTCCTACCCTGCAAAATGCGTTGGAATTCTCCGAGCACCGTTGGCAAACGCTCGTTGAAGCTTCGCCGGTTCTTCGTGAGCTAGTTCCCGAAGCCCGTTCAGATTATAAAAAGCTTTCCCAGATTCTAGGAAGGGCAAAGATCAATTTTACGGGTGGGGGCTCATCTGCGAATCTCCGTTCCCTTTCAATTCGTTGGCTGTTTCTGGATGAAATAGAAGCTTTTTCAGATGGCTTCAGTCTGGAGAAAGAAGGGGAAACCACACCGCTTGAACTAATCCGTGATCGTGTTAAAGCCTTTGGGAACTTCGCGAAGCAGTTCTACGCGAGCACCCCAAAAACGGACGATGGCCCAAGTTGGAGGGGTTATTGCCGGGGAACACAGCACCAATATTTTGTTTCTTCTCCCTATGCGCTCGATGAAGAAAAATTTCTGTTGGAAACTCCAATGGTTAAATGCGATCCCCGCGCAAAGGTCGAAAACGGTTATGATTGGAAGCGGTTGAAGGAAAATAACGCCGTCTGGATTGAATGCCCCTATACGAAAAAGCCGATCTATAGCGCCCAAAGAAACGAAATGCTTCACGGTGGGGAATGGAGGCAGACGAATCCTGACGCGGAACCAGATATTCTTTCTTTGAATATTTCTTCGCTGTATTCGCCGACAGTTTCCCTCAACAGCTACTTCATCAAGTTTTTGAAGGGGCAGGACAGCCCAGCGGCCATGCAAGCTTTCTGTAACGGGTATGAAGCGCAACCTTTCAGCTTAGACTATAAATCTCAGCGAAAAGAAGAAATCCAGAATTGTATTCTTCCGTATTCGAGGGGTGAACACGAAGACGCGAAGTACAGAATTATCACGATAGATGTTCAGAAGGATTGGTTCTATTTCGTCTGCCGTGGCTATGGCCGAAACGGATCTTACCTGTTGGATTATGGGAAGCTCTATACCCATGCGGATATAGATGATTTGATAGAAAAGTATCAGCCGATCATGACGGGCATAGACAACAACTATGCTCAACGATCCAATGAGATGAACAAATTCGTCTATGATCGAATCTCCAAGGGGCGAAAGATTTGTACGCTCAGGGGTTGGGAGTCGATCAAGTCAGGGAAACCTTTCGAGGAAAAATATCTGAATCCGTTCGTCGGCACCTCAAAGCAGAAATGGACGAAGAAGATTCTGAATATTTGGATCAACAACGATATTTGGAAATCTGAGGTCCACAATGCCAGAAGCGGAAACAGCAACCGTTGGTTTGTGTTTGATGGGGTAGGAGACGATTACGTTGACATGTTGTTTGCTGAGTCTCCGCGTGAGATATTCGACAAGAACGGAAAGAAAAAAATCGTTTGGAAGCAGCGTCGAAAACGAAACGAAGCCTTCGACGTGGAGTGCTACAATGCGGCATTAGCCCTTTACTGTGGGGTTGAGAAGACGATTCAGCGGGAAATTACCTTGGCGAAATCTCAGGAGCCCGAAGAAATTTTAGAATCCGTTCCCGAGCCGGAACCGAAGAAAAAGATCACCCTGCCGCCGCTCGTTGGAGCTGGTAAATACTGACATGCTCGAATTTGAAAAAATAGATATGTCCCAGTTTAATCGCTATGCGAAGGACTTGGCAGCGCGTTTGAATGTCGAGATTCCAGACGCAATCAAGGCTGAGGCAGCTTCTGTTTTGAAGGTCGCAGGGGGAATGCAGTTTCGAGAATCCGCAAAACCAAAGCAGATTCGAACAGATACCCGTTGGCGCGAAATGAAAAGTCTGGAATCCGATGGGCTCAAAATCACGGCTTCGAAGAAGAATGGCAAAATCTGGGGGAGTATGGACAAGATTAATTGGATCCTTCTTGGTCATCATTCCTTGGAGAAGAATTTTAAATTCTCAAAAGACGGGCACAAAATCGCCAAGAAGGATTGGCAACGATTCTGGAAGCTGTGGCAGTCAAGTAGCAAAGATACCCGCGAAAAGATTCGGAAGGCGCTCGGATCAAGGGGGCTTGGTGCAAAGTCGTGGTTTGATCTTGTCGAGTTGCTGGGATTTGACGCTGAAAGCTTGTCGCCGAAGCAGCGCGGAGTTTCCAAGGCACTAGACGCCAAAACCCGCAAAGGAAGCAATCCCCCGCGAATGGGATTCGTCTATGACTCAGGGCAAAACGGAAAATATAAGCTCACCGTTGGAAATACGTCTGTAATTGCCGTGAATCAGAAGGGAAAAAACCATATTCAGGCAGCTATCAGAAGGCGGGCCGCTGCATTCAGAAACAACGTAAAGAACGATATTTTTAAAGACGCTGATCAGGTCGCGGCGCGTTATCCTGGTATCCGGTCCCGCTTGTCTCCCTAGCGGTAAATAGGGGTATGGATATATCCCAAATCGAAGAATTACTAGCGGAGATCGAAGAAGAAATTACGCTCATCAAGCGCAGGTTCAATATTGCCCATTCGCTGGGGGATTCAAACAGCGCCAAGGGCATTTCAGCTACCTTTTCTGATCAGCAATTTTGGCGTAAGGAGCTTCAGAAGCTTCGAGCACGAAAACGCTACTATACCCAACTTAAAGCTTTCAGGGAGGGTGCAGGACCAGCGCCGTTTAACCCATCAACCCTTTCAACCAACATCGTATGAAGGGGCTAGTTTTAGATCAGTTCGGCAAAACGGCTTCGTTTTCGCGCATCAACCCTGTTCAGCCTTCGTATGACAATGCGTTTAGGGGCGGATATCATCCATACACGGATACGGAGCAATTTCCATATAACAACCGAATCAAGGTAATCTCCTATCTTCGCGAGGAAGCAAAGACCAATGCCATCCTGGCAGGTATTATCAATGCTTGGGTGAATACTGTTGGGGTTCCCGCCTTTAAATCAGTGTCTTCGAGCAAGGAATACAATGAGGAGAAGGAAGAATTTTTGGAATCCAGATTTTCTAACCTTTGCAAAACCTACGATTTCAGAACCTTTGTTCGCCTAATCTGCAATGAGTATGTTCTGACGGGAGAAGTATTCGTGTATTTCTTGAAGGATGGGCACGTAAAATTGCTTCCAGCGGAACTTATCGGATCAGACCCGAAAAACGAAGATCCCAACGAAGTAGATGGAATAATCTTTTCTGCGAACGGCTATGTTGAGGGTTACAGGCTTGGAAAGCGTATCAAAAACAAGATTTCATTCTCGAAAGAAGATTCTCAGGTCATTCCGGCCAACTTCGTGAATCATCTTTGCCGAAGAACGCGAATCGAACAGGTGCGCGGCGATATACCTATGATGCCCGCGATTCAGGCAATTCAAGACCTTTCGGAAATTACGAAAGCAAAGGTCAAAAGCATCAAGATTCAGTCATCCCTTTCCTACGCGATCATCAAGAACAATGCTCAGGAGTATATTGAGATGCTCCAAGCCGCTGTTTCTGAAGGTTCGGTAGATGCCCAAGATGCTTTGAATTGGACTACAGCGCGTTCCAGCTACTCCAGAAATGCAGTTCAGGACATTGAGCGCGGTTCGATGCTGTATCTTGAGAACGGAGAAGACGCCAAACCGCTTTCTACGAACTTCCAATCTGGTGATTTTTCGGCATTCGAACTGATGACCATCAAGCGGATCTGTGGGACTATAGCAGTTCCGCAGCAAGAAATACTTGGGTATGACCAAAGCAATTATTCTTCTTCCCGCGCTGAAAAACTGAAGTTCGCCGCATTCGTCAAAGAATTCCGCAAGGATGCAGTTCAAACGATTCTTCTTCCCCTTCAATCATGGCTGGTTCGTAGGGCAGTATTGTTTGGAGACTTCATTGCCGGACCAGAAGGTGAGGATAATAAGGTAGAATATATCTTTCCCGCCTTTGCCACAATCGACGAGAACAAGGCAGTTCAAGCTGCTTCTGAACGATTGGCTGAAGGATTGACTTCGAAATCGCAGGAAATCGCGGCCATTGGAGGCCAAGCTGATCAGGTTCTTCGGGATCGCATTCAGTATGCCGCGAAACAAGCCCAGTTGATCAAGGAAATGGCAGTGGAATCCGGTCTGACGGAAGAAGAAATCAGAACCGAGTTGGAGGCGGGTAAATAGTGCAAATGAATAGCTTCAAATTTGAAAAAACGGTCGAAGATACCCGCATCGACAAGGAGAACGGTATTTTAAAAGGAGTTACCCTGATGCAGGTTGGCGAAGCCAAAGGGCATGGGGTGAGAATTACCAAGAAAACCTTCGGCAAAGACTGGATTGGAAAAAGTTACAAATGCTTTATCTCCCATGACGAAATTTCCCGCGATGTGACCGAGTGTATTGGTGTTTGCTACGGGCTTCGGCTCGAAGAAGACGGGACGAAGCTCCGCGCTGATTTCAAATTCTTAGATTCTTTCAAACTTAACCACAAAGGGGACTATGAAACGCTATTGGAACTTGCTGAAACCGCACCTGAGCTATTGGGCATTAGCCTTACTACAAAAGGATCTTTACAAGAAGAAGATGGGGAAGACCTTCCTTTCTTTATTCTGGAGGAAATCTACTCCGCTGATTTTGTCGGGCATCCGGCAGCGACTACGACCCTTTTCGAAGAAGGCAAAGAAGATGATCCAGAATCTGAAGATAAGCCTTCTTCTGAAGAAAAAGAAGATCCCGAGCCCGATGAAGCGGAAAAGGAAGTGGAAGTAGAAATTCTTCCCCGAGTAGAAGCCCTTGAAGCGCAAATTGCTGAAATTCTAGAAAAGCTCGATTCCTTGCAATCTGAGAAGGAAGACGCCGAAACCGCCAAGGAAGAAGCCGAAAAGAAAACCGAGGAACTTACCGAGGAGAACAAAGAACTAGCCGAAGCCGTGAATAAAGCCAAGAAGCTGGCAGAAATTGGAGGCGATGAAGTGACCTTCGGTGAGAAACCCAGCGGAAAAGAAGGCGAGGATCTTCGAAAGCAGATGAACGCAATTCCTGACTTTGCCGAACGTTTGAAGTTTTTCCGTGAACACAAAGCGGAACTGAAGAAGTTTGAATCGGGTAGGGGGTAAATAGTAGCACTATGGCAAATACTTTTTACACTAATACCGAGTTCTTCGATAAAGGCTTATCCGCTTTCGCAGGGGAGATGAGCTTCATTGAAGGATTTTCTACGAAATTTGAAGTTTCTGACATTGCTGGTTCCAGCGTGTCCGTTCCCCTTATCGACGCAGGTTCTGCCGGAGTCTTTTCCGGTGTGTATCAAAACGATTCTGATACTATGACGGAAATTGATGTTGGGGTTACCCACGTTTACAAGAAGTTCTCGGTGAACGTAACCGAAGCTTCTACCAACGCCGCTGCTACCCTTGAGAATCTTTACGTTTCCAATATGCGTAGTTTTGCCGCGAAAGTCTCAGAAACGATCTTGGCTGATGTTGCAAATTACACTGATGCAGTGACGGGGCTTTCTGTTGGATCTTTCGATTTCGACGACGTTAAGTCCGCAAGTATTGAGTTGGATGATAATGGGGTTCCTATGGCGAACAGGAGCCTTGTTCTCAGCCCTTCGTTCAATACTGCCCTGCTTCCTTCAACCAGTGATAATCTAAAGCTCACCCCTGAAGACTATGGCTTTGCTTCATACCGCAATGCGTATCTCCCAAGTGGAGTTCACGGGATCGCGACTCACGCGGGATCTTATGCCTGTGCCGTTGCCCTTCCAAAGAATCCGCTGATTGGTAGTTCTGCATTGATCGACCATGAAGTAATTATTGAACCCACCCTTGGAATTCCGGTTCAAATGCTTGTTTATGGCGAACCGAACGGCGGAAAAATCAGCGCAGTTTTTGAAGCCCTTGTAGGTGGAAAAGTCGCTCAAGACAAAGGCGTGAAACTTACCGCTTAAACCTAACCTTAACTAATCTCATGAAAGATCCTGCCTCGTTCTGGGGTGGGATTTTTCTTCTTGGAAATGGGGTAAATAACTACGTGAGCTTTCCTATCTATGCCGCCGATATTCGGAAGGAACAATTTGTTCTGAATCTTTCCTACAAGCCAACTGACGCAATCTTT is a window from the Puniceicoccus vermicola genome containing:
- a CDS encoding helix-turn-helix transcriptional regulator, with translation MELLTKDDLAQMLGVSSSTVDRMRRRGQLPPPLLGADQIGAGRKILRWETGQLERYFRLRGS
- a CDS encoding terminase gpA endonuclease subunit, giving the protein MYLAGPQERQQGKLSLDFSPYLRGMLDLAADPQYRETWAVCGSQIGKTLFLRVLMAYYAYFYGGPQLTVFPTLQNALEFSEHRWQTLVEASPVLRELVPEARSDYKKLSQILGRAKINFTGGGSSANLRSLSIRWLFLDEIEAFSDGFSLEKEGETTPLELIRDRVKAFGNFAKQFYASTPKTDDGPSWRGYCRGTQHQYFVSSPYALDEEKFLLETPMVKCDPRAKVENGYDWKRLKENNAVWIECPYTKKPIYSAQRNEMLHGGEWRQTNPDAEPDILSLNISSLYSPTVSLNSYFIKFLKGQDSPAAMQAFCNGYEAQPFSLDYKSQRKEEIQNCILPYSRGEHEDAKYRIITIDVQKDWFYFVCRGYGRNGSYLLDYGKLYTHADIDDLIEKYQPIMTGIDNNYAQRSNEMNKFVYDRISKGRKICTLRGWESIKSGKPFEEKYLNPFVGTSKQKWTKKILNIWINNDIWKSEVHNARSGNSNRWFVFDGVGDDYVDMLFAESPREIFDKNGKKKIVWKQRRKRNEAFDVECYNAALALYCGVEKTIQREITLAKSQEPEEILESVPEPEPKKKITLPPLVGAGKY
- a CDS encoding phage portal protein, with protein sequence MKGLVLDQFGKTASFSRINPVQPSYDNAFRGGYHPYTDTEQFPYNNRIKVISYLREEAKTNAILAGIINAWVNTVGVPAFKSVSSSKEYNEEKEEFLESRFSNLCKTYDFRTFVRLICNEYVLTGEVFVYFLKDGHVKLLPAELIGSDPKNEDPNEVDGIIFSANGYVEGYRLGKRIKNKISFSKEDSQVIPANFVNHLCRRTRIEQVRGDIPMMPAIQAIQDLSEITKAKVKSIKIQSSLSYAIIKNNAQEYIEMLQAAVSEGSVDAQDALNWTTARSSYSRNAVQDIERGSMLYLENGEDAKPLSTNFQSGDFSAFELMTIKRICGTIAVPQQEILGYDQSNYSSSRAEKLKFAAFVKEFRKDAVQTILLPLQSWLVRRAVLFGDFIAGPEGEDNKVEYIFPAFATIDENKAVQAASERLAEGLTSKSQEIAAIGGQADQVLRDRIQYAAKQAQLIKEMAVESGLTEEEIRTELEAGK
- a CDS encoding P22 phage major capsid protein family protein — encoded protein: MANTFYTNTEFFDKGLSAFAGEMSFIEGFSTKFEVSDIAGSSVSVPLIDAGSAGVFSGVYQNDSDTMTEIDVGVTHVYKKFSVNVTEASTNAAATLENLYVSNMRSFAAKVSETILADVANYTDAVTGLSVGSFDFDDVKSASIELDDNGVPMANRSLVLSPSFNTALLPSTSDNLKLTPEDYGFASYRNAYLPSGVHGIATHAGSYACAVALPKNPLIGSSALIDHEVIIEPTLGIPVQMLVYGEPNGGKISAVFEALVGGKVAQDKGVKLTA